One Terriglobia bacterium DNA segment encodes these proteins:
- a CDS encoding NAD(P)-binding domain-containing protein: MRTITLLGAGGKMGCRIADNLAKTSYAVRHVEISERGKAALKERGIPVVPLEQGLAGAEIVILALPDNRIGAIVTEVAPQLDRGTMVMALDIAAPLAGVLPKRDDLVYFVAHPCHPSIFEDEETR, encoded by the coding sequence ATGAGAACAATCACACTTTTAGGAGCCGGCGGGAAGATGGGCTGCCGGATTGCGGACAATCTCGCAAAGACGAGCTACGCGGTGCGGCATGTGGAGATCAGCGAACGCGGGAAGGCGGCGCTCAAGGAACGCGGGATTCCCGTTGTGCCGCTCGAGCAGGGTCTGGCGGGGGCAGAGATCGTCATTCTGGCGCTGCCGGATAACCGCATCGGCGCGATTGTCACGGAAGTTGCGCCGCAGCTCGATCGCGGAACGATGGTGATGGCTTTGGATATTGCAGCACCGCTCGCGGGCGTGTTGCCGAAGCGGGACGACCTGGTCTACTTCGTCGCCCATCCGTGCCATCCATCGATATTTGAGGATGAGGAAACGCGAGA
- a CDS encoding DUF4038 domain-containing protein, which produces MVNVKTSRRSVLAGLGSVPFAAAIEQRAVERWTIFEASFPRSRNGNLSAVFRKGDRAIRVQGFYDGAGAERIRFMPDSIGEWTFVTNRGEHGGFRCSPAGKGNHGPVIVQDSRHLCHADGTPHVSFGTTCYGWIHQNEQLESRTLVSLRGSPFNKVRMCILPTESDPVRRPFAPDFSFDVNFFQHLDRRIQDLCDLGIQADLILFHPYDRIGYGDLPADLNRRYLRYMVARYAAYQNVWWSIANEYDLVKNKKQPEWDDFFRIVEESDPHRHLRSIHYSKVFYDYAKPWVTHMSLQSDQFEKTAQWQAEYAKPIVFDECKYEGNIDRRWGNLPGEEMMRRFWIGMVSGAYVGHGETYHRGDGAAWISKGGELLGESPRRIAFLKEVFEGAPAAELEAVPGSYYPCIAKTKDYYLYFFDLHQPAEYEFQLPDDAGAFRGDLLDPWEMTSTRLEGSYRGKFLLKLLQKPYLAIRFQKRA; this is translated from the coding sequence ATGGTGAATGTGAAGACTTCGCGCAGGAGTGTATTAGCGGGTCTGGGATCCGTGCCATTTGCGGCGGCGATAGAGCAGAGGGCCGTCGAGCGCTGGACAATCTTTGAAGCAAGTTTTCCGAGATCTCGAAATGGGAATTTGTCCGCGGTATTTCGAAAAGGAGATCGCGCGATCCGGGTGCAAGGATTTTATGACGGCGCCGGGGCGGAACGGATTCGCTTCATGCCCGATTCGATAGGCGAGTGGACGTTTGTCACGAATCGGGGTGAACACGGCGGCTTCCGCTGCAGCCCCGCCGGGAAAGGCAACCATGGACCGGTAATCGTCCAAGACTCACGGCATTTGTGCCACGCGGACGGCACGCCGCACGTTTCGTTCGGCACAACCTGCTACGGATGGATACATCAAAACGAACAGCTCGAATCGCGGACGCTAGTGAGCTTGCGCGGGTCGCCCTTCAATAAGGTACGCATGTGTATTCTACCGACCGAGAGCGATCCGGTGAGGCGACCGTTCGCACCGGATTTTAGCTTTGACGTGAACTTTTTTCAGCATCTGGATCGACGGATACAGGATCTTTGCGATTTAGGAATTCAGGCCGATCTGATTCTGTTTCATCCCTACGATCGAATTGGCTACGGGGATTTGCCAGCGGACCTGAATCGGCGCTATCTCCGCTATATGGTCGCCCGCTATGCGGCATACCAGAATGTCTGGTGGTCCATTGCGAACGAATACGATCTGGTAAAGAACAAGAAGCAGCCGGAATGGGATGATTTCTTCCGGATAGTCGAAGAGAGCGATCCGCATAGGCACTTGCGCTCGATTCACTACAGCAAAGTGTTTTACGATTATGCGAAACCGTGGGTAACGCACATGAGCTTGCAGAGCGATCAGTTCGAGAAGACGGCGCAATGGCAGGCTGAATATGCGAAGCCGATCGTATTCGATGAATGTAAATATGAGGGCAATATCGACCGACGCTGGGGGAATCTGCCGGGGGAGGAGATGATGCGGCGGTTCTGGATCGGGATGGTCTCGGGCGCTTACGTAGGACATGGAGAGACGTATCACAGAGGAGATGGGGCAGCCTGGATTTCGAAAGGCGGTGAGTTGCTGGGCGAGAGTCCGCGGCGAATTGCGTTTTTAAAGGAGGTATTCGAAGGAGCGCCGGCGGCTGAACTCGAAGCCGTGCCAGGGTCTTATTATCCGTGCATCGCGAAGACGAAGGATTACTATCTCTATTTTTTCGATTTGCATCAACCGGCCGAATATGAGTTTCAGCTGCCAGACGACGCAGGTGCCTTCCGCGGCGACTTACTCGACCCGTGGGAGATGACCAGCACGCGGCTGGAAGGAAGTTACCGAGGTAAATTTCTGTTGAAGCTGCTGCAGAAGCCATACCTGGCAATTCGATTTCAAAAAAGGGCATGA